In bacterium, a single window of DNA contains:
- the nrfD gene encoding polysulfide reductase NrfD, with the protein MAPPPASAVADSMTAPAAPRDSQTNVDIMAVTKGFHWPWLIALIFAVSGVGLAAGTLAYQTYVGLGIAGYQAPVFWGVYIITFVFWIGIGHAGTLISAILFLFRAKWRNAINRGAEAMTVFAVLTAALFPLIHIGRLWKFYFLLPYPNQRYLWVNFKSPLLWDVFAVNTYLTISLLFFLVGLIPDIAIARDRAVGWKKAVYTVLAGGWQGTGKQWKAHNRTVLHLSGIATPLVLSVHSIVSWDFAMSIVPGWHATIFAPYFVAGAIFGGFAMVINVMIPVRRIFKLERYITDYHFENMSRFILFTSLICGYAYGAEYFIAWYSGVEFEQTSFWLRAFGPYWFSTWCMIIFNVVMPQLLWIKKLRTNLPFLFILCFFINLGMWFERYVIIITSLSREYVPAAWGLYIPSTTELIVLTGSFCWFSMFFLLFLKMFPIIAIAEVKELDIHAKEHH; encoded by the coding sequence ATGGCACCGCCTCCCGCGTCTGCAGTCGCCGACTCGATGACGGCCCCGGCTGCACCCAGGGATTCACAGACCAACGTCGACATCATGGCGGTCACGAAGGGCTTTCACTGGCCCTGGCTGATCGCCCTGATCTTCGCCGTCTCCGGAGTCGGGTTGGCTGCCGGCACGCTGGCCTACCAGACCTACGTGGGTCTCGGAATCGCCGGCTACCAGGCGCCGGTCTTCTGGGGCGTCTACATCATCACGTTCGTCTTCTGGATCGGCATCGGCCACGCCGGCACGCTGATCTCGGCGATCCTCTTCCTCTTCCGGGCGAAGTGGCGGAACGCGATCAACCGCGGCGCCGAGGCGATGACGGTCTTCGCCGTCCTCACCGCGGCGCTCTTCCCGCTGATCCACATCGGGCGCCTCTGGAAGTTCTACTTCCTCCTGCCCTACCCGAACCAGCGCTACCTCTGGGTCAACTTCAAGAGCCCGCTCCTCTGGGACGTGTTCGCGGTCAACACCTACCTGACGATCTCGCTCTTGTTCTTTCTGGTCGGATTGATCCCCGACATCGCGATCGCCCGCGACCGCGCCGTCGGATGGAAGAAGGCGGTCTACACGGTTCTCGCCGGTGGCTGGCAGGGCACGGGCAAGCAGTGGAAGGCGCACAATCGGACCGTCCTTCACCTGTCCGGCATCGCGACCCCGCTGGTCCTCTCGGTCCACTCGATCGTTTCCTGGGACTTCGCCATGTCGATCGTCCCGGGCTGGCACGCCACGATCTTCGCGCCCTACTTCGTCGCGGGCGCGATCTTCGGCGGCTTCGCCATGGTGATCAACGTGATGATCCCGGTCCGCCGGATCTTCAAGCTCGAGCGGTACATCACCGACTACCACTTCGAGAACATGTCGCGGTTCATCCTCTTCACGAGTCTGATCTGCGGCTACGCCTACGGCGCCGAATACTTCATCGCCTGGTACTCGGGCGTCGAGTTCGAGCAGACCTCGTTCTGGCTGCGCGCCTTCGGTCCCTACTGGTTCTCGACCTGGTGCATGATCATCTTCAACGTCGTCATGCCCCAGCTCCTGTGGATCAAGAAGCTCCGGACGAACCTGCCCTTCCTGTTCATCCTCTGCTTCTTCATCAACCTGGGCATGTGGTTCGAGCGGTACGTGATCATCATCACCTCGCTCTCCCGCGAGTACGTGCCGGCGGCCTGGGGTCTCTACATCCCCAGCACCACCGAGCTGATCGTCCTCACGGGCAGCTTCTGCTGGTTCAGCATGTTCTTCCTCCTGTTCCTGAAGATGTTCCCGATCATCGCCATCGCCGAGGTCAAGGAACTCGACATCCACGCGAAGGAGCACCACTGA
- a CDS encoding DUF3341 domain-containing protein, with the protein MPTLVSVYDLVSDTSNAVRSLKARGFDELTTYSPAPFDELEEAEDPTPSKVRIFTLLGGLVGVVTGFGIQIWMSMDWPIKIAGKNFAAIPPMWIIGFELTILFGGVLTVLALFALGGLYPRPLDKHYSPRFSAEEFGVVVECAERDVAEVEAVMRGNGAKEVSLHA; encoded by the coding sequence ATGCCGACTCTCGTGAGCGTCTATGACCTGGTGTCGGATACGTCGAACGCCGTGCGGAGCCTCAAGGCCCGCGGCTTCGACGAGCTGACGACCTACTCGCCGGCTCCCTTCGACGAGCTCGAAGAAGCGGAAGACCCGACGCCCTCCAAGGTGCGGATCTTCACCCTGCTCGGCGGCCTGGTCGGCGTCGTGACCGGCTTCGGCATCCAGATCTGGATGTCGATGGACTGGCCGATCAAGATCGCGGGCAAGAACTTCGCGGCGATCCCGCCCATGTGGATCATCGGCTTCGAGCTGACGATTCTCTTCGGCGGCGTCCTGACCGTGCTGGCGCTCTTCGCGCTCGGCGGTCTCTATCCCCGCCCGCTCGACAAGCACTACAGCCCCCGCTTCTCCGCCGAGGAGTTCGGCGTCGTCGTCGAATGCGCGGAGCGGGACGTGGCCGAGGTCGAAGCCGTCATGCGCGGCAACGGTGCGAAGGAGGTTTCTCTTCATGCGTAG
- a CDS encoding cytochrome c, whose translation MRSATATHSLSQPIRGSHTTERRVMMGVMCFFFLTQVGCWEQVSKEWFEQMKWQPAVQAFELNQYDHQIQITNLSPPDGTVPIGWGSVPDLASMSLSEQDAVPNPNAATFESLARGKEYFDVNCATCHGPTGGGNGPIAAPNGPIQGVLPIGPGSPLGFSLAPGLTDGHIYTTISLGRGRMPSYRRIPPEARWDVVNYIRDLNGQGG comes from the coding sequence ATGCGTAGTGCGACCGCGACCCACTCCCTTTCGCAGCCCATCCGCGGCAGCCACACGACGGAACGTCGTGTGATGATGGGCGTGATGTGCTTCTTCTTCCTGACGCAGGTCGGGTGCTGGGAGCAGGTCTCGAAGGAATGGTTCGAGCAGATGAAGTGGCAGCCGGCCGTCCAGGCGTTCGAGCTGAACCAGTACGACCACCAGATCCAGATCACGAATCTGAGCCCGCCCGACGGGACGGTCCCGATCGGCTGGGGCAGCGTGCCGGACCTCGCTTCGATGTCGCTCTCCGAGCAGGACGCGGTCCCGAACCCGAACGCGGCGACCTTCGAGTCCCTCGCGCGCGGCAAGGAGTACTTCGACGTCAACTGCGCGACCTGTCACGGCCCGACCGGCGGTGGCAACGGTCCGATCGCGGCGCCGAACGGTCCGATCCAGGGCGTGCTGCCGATCGGTCCCGGTTCGCCGCTGGGCTTCAGCCTCGCGCCGGGCCTCACTGATGGCCACATCTACACCACGATCTCCCTCGGCCGCGGCCGCATGCCGAGCTACCGCCGGATTCCGCCGGAAGCACGCTGGGACGTCGTGAACTACATCCGCGACCTCAACGGTCAGGGAGGTTGA
- a CDS encoding rhomboid family intramembrane serine protease, with amino-acid sequence MPPDSDAKDSHVEVPASEGGARIELSDGGALVLGAEGVRRVDFDGTGGTIHAYEAIGHVYASERVLLIGTADDLITLRQRDLVSADPRAERDRLFEAIRARPGGEVILASIAAVERLGDHEGPAWVIWATVLLCVIGAGLQIADRLFDQVGIFVPELVVRGEYWRAITMHFLHDVTATPDFLRPLLPMLRGLPIHMAFNMAGMLVLGHLVERPLGGWRTAIVLAFAGFGTIAGIFVFGHGRVLGASGLVSGLAGAMLALELHYAFWMPTYWRIPRRIFIGLLLFQFAVVDQLLAHLVAGGAHLGGFAGGYVATWLLGRPGEAELRPTASTRVGAVSAAILAVMGFVGAWPLARHDLPALERHALRVADLPFDYYRPGYDNAAAWLISISGEASPESLDLAVALAERAVGDTAGLNPSVLDTLAEALFQRGDLEASLFTIDAAIALAPNEPYFREQRRRFTGERDPGDRPPEPGEPLPRRFDPVDTSGAAIPENPSAAPPDARAPGPA; translated from the coding sequence ATGCCGCCTGATTCGGACGCGAAGGATTCCCACGTCGAGGTCCCCGCGTCGGAAGGCGGCGCGCGGATCGAGCTCTCGGACGGCGGGGCGCTCGTGCTCGGCGCGGAGGGCGTTCGGCGCGTCGACTTCGACGGGACGGGCGGCACGATCCACGCGTACGAGGCGATCGGGCACGTCTACGCCAGCGAGCGCGTCCTGCTGATCGGGACCGCAGACGACCTGATCACGCTTCGCCAGCGGGATCTCGTCTCGGCGGACCCGAGAGCCGAGCGCGACCGGCTCTTCGAGGCGATCCGGGCACGGCCGGGCGGCGAGGTGATCCTCGCGTCGATCGCTGCGGTCGAGCGCCTGGGCGACCACGAGGGGCCCGCCTGGGTGATCTGGGCGACGGTGCTGCTCTGCGTGATCGGCGCGGGATTGCAGATCGCCGACCGGCTCTTCGACCAGGTGGGGATCTTCGTTCCGGAGCTCGTCGTGCGTGGCGAGTACTGGCGCGCCATCACGATGCACTTCCTGCACGACGTGACCGCGACGCCCGATTTCCTGCGCCCGCTCCTGCCGATGCTCCGCGGTCTACCGATCCACATGGCGTTCAACATGGCGGGGATGCTCGTCCTCGGTCATCTGGTCGAGCGGCCGCTGGGCGGCTGGCGGACCGCGATCGTGCTCGCCTTCGCCGGCTTCGGCACGATCGCCGGGATCTTCGTCTTCGGGCACGGACGGGTGCTGGGCGCTTCCGGGCTCGTTTCCGGGCTCGCCGGCGCGATGCTGGCCCTCGAGCTCCACTACGCGTTCTGGATGCCGACCTACTGGCGGATCCCACGGCGGATCTTCATCGGCCTGCTGCTCTTCCAGTTCGCGGTGGTCGACCAGCTCCTCGCCCACCTCGTCGCGGGCGGCGCGCACCTCGGTGGCTTCGCGGGAGGCTATGTGGCGACCTGGCTCCTCGGCCGGCCCGGCGAGGCGGAGCTGCGGCCGACGGCCTCGACCCGGGTCGGTGCGGTGAGCGCAGCGATCCTGGCGGTGATGGGATTCGTGGGCGCCTGGCCGCTCGCTCGCCACGACCTCCCGGCCCTCGAGCGGCACGCGCTCCGGGTCGCAGACCTTCCCTTCGACTACTACCGCCCGGGCTACGACAACGCCGCAGCCTGGCTGATCTCGATCTCGGGGGAGGCTTCGCCCGAGAGCCTCGATCTCGCCGTGGCGCTCGCGGAGCGAGCGGTGGGCGACACGGCGGGCCTGAACCCGAGCGTGCTCGACACCCTCGCCGAAGCGCTCTTCCAGCGCGGCGACCTCGAGGCATCACTCTTCACGATCGATGCGGCGATCGCGCTCGCGCCGAACGAGCCCTATTTCCGCGAGCAGCGGCGGCGGTTCACTGGCGAGCGGGATCCAGGCGACCGGCCGCCCGAGCCGGGAGAACCGCTTCCCCGGCGATTCGACCCGGTCGACACGAGCGGGGCGGCGATTCCGGAGAACCCCTCCGCCGCTCCCCCGGATGCCCGGGCTCCCGGCCCTGCCTGA
- a CDS encoding MBL fold metallo-hydrolase: MRHLIPIVPMLVHILLPVAVRAEIPEPVPHVHPEFAAYSDANDDARLVKVSEHVYAAVGYDIGNIGYVVTEEGVLVFDTGGEVPRAQRALAALREVTDAPIVGVVYSHGHGDHTGGIDAFVPPDQRGDVPIYAGRNFERYLRESAVPRGLMRAYYQMGYLLPKDETGSVGSGIGPAVGSGGATYQRPTVVVEDTLDLEIGGVRIHLFWGNTDLDDGLSMWLPEEKVMFVGDAAYPMLPAIATPRFEFGRQSWEALETLDRYRTFPIEHLVPGHLRVISGREEVARFLTNFRDLVQYMQDQAIRAVNRRLDHAEAATEMEANLPPHLADDPNLAERYHEFDWIAKQMYTKAGGWWNGDVVDLIAIPPKARAERTLELIGSRRKVRRAAEKAFERGERGWAAELVRMLVVTDPGDAKAKEMLARILRTVAYDANTSNLRHYLLTEALVMEGKADLESLPIDVANPHFLAANPDSVMFRAMGTKLDPVSSAEVELVGGFTIRDTAEEHTLIIRRGVIEWRAGRPENADVRVAFDRRTWLLIAGGHLRFLDAQAKGLLEASPGREALAAFVRHFDGEGR; this comes from the coding sequence ATGCGTCATCTGATCCCGATCGTTCCCATGCTCGTGCACATCCTGCTTCCGGTGGCGGTGCGCGCGGAAATTCCCGAACCCGTTCCCCACGTGCACCCCGAGTTCGCCGCGTACTCCGACGCGAACGACGATGCCCGACTCGTGAAGGTGAGCGAGCACGTCTACGCGGCCGTCGGCTACGACATCGGGAACATCGGATACGTCGTGACCGAGGAGGGGGTGCTCGTCTTCGACACCGGCGGCGAGGTCCCCCGCGCGCAGCGCGCCCTCGCGGCGCTTCGGGAAGTGACCGACGCGCCGATCGTCGGCGTGGTGTACTCCCACGGCCACGGCGACCATACGGGCGGGATCGACGCGTTCGTTCCGCCCGACCAGCGCGGCGACGTTCCGATCTACGCGGGCAGGAATTTCGAGCGCTACCTCCGGGAGAGCGCCGTTCCGCGGGGTCTCATGCGGGCCTACTACCAGATGGGCTACCTGCTTCCCAAAGACGAGACCGGAAGCGTCGGCTCGGGGATCGGTCCCGCCGTCGGATCGGGCGGTGCGACCTATCAGCGGCCGACGGTCGTCGTCGAGGACACGCTCGACCTCGAGATCGGGGGCGTTCGCATCCACCTCTTCTGGGGAAACACCGACCTCGACGACGGTCTCTCGATGTGGCTCCCCGAAGAGAAGGTGATGTTCGTGGGGGATGCCGCCTACCCGATGCTTCCCGCGATCGCGACGCCACGTTTCGAGTTCGGCCGCCAGTCGTGGGAGGCGCTCGAGACCCTCGATCGATACCGGACCTTTCCGATCGAGCACCTCGTTCCCGGCCATCTGCGGGTGATCTCGGGGCGCGAGGAGGTCGCCCGATTCCTCACGAATTTCCGCGACCTCGTCCAGTACATGCAGGACCAGGCGATTCGAGCGGTCAATCGACGGCTCGACCACGCGGAGGCCGCCACCGAGATGGAAGCGAATCTTCCGCCCCACCTCGCCGACGATCCGAATCTGGCCGAGCGCTATCACGAGTTCGACTGGATCGCCAAGCAGATGTACACGAAGGCCGGCGGCTGGTGGAATGGGGACGTCGTCGACCTGATCGCGATCCCGCCGAAGGCCCGCGCGGAGCGGACCCTCGAGCTGATCGGCAGCCGGCGCAAGGTGCGTCGCGCCGCGGAGAAGGCCTTCGAACGCGGTGAACGCGGATGGGCGGCCGAGCTCGTCCGGATGCTGGTCGTGACGGATCCAGGAGACGCGAAGGCGAAGGAGATGCTTGCCCGGATCCTCCGTACGGTCGCCTACGACGCGAACACGTCGAATCTCCGTCACTACCTGCTGACGGAGGCGCTCGTCATGGAGGGCAAGGCGGATCTCGAGTCCCTCCCGATCGACGTCGCGAATCCGCACTTCCTCGCGGCGAATCCCGACTCGGTGATGTTTCGCGCGATGGGGACGAAGCTCGACCCGGTGTCCAGTGCCGAAGTCGAGCTCGTCGGTGGATTCACGATTCGCGATACGGCGGAGGAGCACACCCTGATCATCCGCCGGGGCGTGATCGAATGGCGCGCGGGGCGCCCCGAGAATGCAGACGTTCGCGTCGCCTTCGATCGGCGGACCTGGCTCCTGATCGCCGGAGGGCACCTGCGCTTTCTCGACGCACAGGCCAAAGGTCTGCTCGAAGCGAGCCCCGGCCGGGAGGCGCTCGCGGCATTCGTTCGACACTTCGACGGAGAGGGTCGGTAG
- a CDS encoding nuclear transport factor 2 family protein, with translation MTARVDLLADESAIRDTLARYWRGIDRRDVALVASAYHPDAQDDHGYFEGSVEGFLESLEPSVWRFFEKTFHFSGQIAVDFDPSCPDRAVAESYAEAHHLRRGEDGALHDLVYGLRYVDAFERRDEEWRIARRVCAWDWARTDPCGAIPLPDTYARGRNSRADPVFGQPQRTGAPESLDTLAIKRACSDTLARYARGVDRCDVELVASAYHPDAYDDHGGYQGDAAGFVAWVKPTVMDAFTCTMHKLGNQLIVVEEGRAWAETYAIAHHVQGDSDLPTDMIMGVRYLDTLEDRGDGWKIADRRMTFEWERSVEIGSQTEYEGFARGRRDGSDPALAPRTTVAVPVGSSEMAEHAEIQAALFRYCRGVDRRDPDLIRSTYHADAFDDHGVYKGDLEGFLEFVEREVWARFRTTMHKLGQALIEIDGDVASAETYAVCHHVIAENGRDVADSVMGIRYLDRFERRAGCWRIARRELRWEWIRLDALVPLDADWTLGRADAHDPVCLAVSGEGPGSAAGESGLG, from the coding sequence ATGACGGCGCGTGTCGACCTCCTCGCCGACGAATCGGCGATTCGCGACACGCTCGCGCGCTACTGGCGCGGGATCGACCGGCGGGACGTGGCACTCGTCGCGAGCGCCTATCACCCGGATGCCCAGGACGATCACGGCTATTTCGAGGGGTCGGTCGAAGGGTTCCTCGAGTCCCTCGAGCCTTCGGTCTGGCGCTTCTTCGAGAAGACCTTTCATTTCAGCGGTCAGATCGCGGTCGACTTCGATCCCTCGTGTCCCGACCGTGCGGTCGCCGAGTCCTACGCCGAAGCGCATCACCTTCGCCGGGGGGAAGACGGGGCGCTCCACGACCTCGTGTACGGACTTCGGTACGTGGACGCGTTCGAGCGCCGCGACGAAGAGTGGCGGATCGCTCGGCGCGTCTGCGCCTGGGATTGGGCGCGCACCGACCCTTGCGGCGCGATTCCCCTCCCGGACACCTACGCTCGCGGTCGGAACTCGCGAGCGGATCCCGTCTTCGGCCAGCCGCAGAGGACCGGAGCTCCCGAATCCCTCGACACGCTCGCGATCAAGCGGGCCTGCTCGGACACCCTCGCGCGCTACGCGCGCGGGGTCGATCGCTGCGACGTGGAACTCGTCGCCAGTGCGTACCATCCGGATGCCTACGACGACCACGGCGGCTACCAGGGGGATGCGGCCGGCTTCGTCGCCTGGGTGAAGCCGACGGTCATGGACGCGTTCACCTGCACGATGCACAAGCTCGGCAACCAGCTGATCGTGGTCGAGGAGGGGCGCGCCTGGGCGGAGACCTACGCGATCGCGCACCACGTCCAGGGAGACAGCGACCTGCCGACGGACATGATCATGGGTGTCCGGTACCTGGACACCCTCGAGGATCGCGGCGATGGGTGGAAGATCGCGGATCGCAGGATGACCTTCGAATGGGAGCGATCCGTCGAGATCGGCTCCCAGACGGAGTACGAAGGCTTTGCGCGCGGTCGGAGGGACGGCAGCGACCCCGCGCTCGCGCCCCGTACGACGGTCGCCGTGCCGGTCGGGAGCTCCGAGATGGCGGAGCATGCGGAGATCCAGGCGGCGCTCTTCCGCTATTGCCGGGGCGTCGATCGCCGGGATCCCGACCTGATCCGCAGCACCTATCACGCGGACGCCTTCGACGACCACGGCGTGTACAAGGGAGATCTCGAGGGCTTCCTCGAGTTCGTCGAACGGGAGGTCTGGGCGAGGTTCCGGACGACGATGCACAAGCTCGGACAGGCGCTGATCGAGATCGACGGCGACGTGGCCTCCGCGGAGACCTACGCGGTCTGCCACCACGTGATCGCCGAGAACGGCCGGGACGTCGCCGACAGCGTGATGGGGATTCGATACCTCGATCGCTTCGAGCGGCGCGCGGGCTGCTGGCGGATCGCTCGGCGCGAGCTGCGCTGGGAGTGGATCCGGCTGGACGCGCTCGTCCCCCTCGATGCCGACTGGACGCTGGGACGGGCCGATGCGCACGATCCGGTCTGCCTGGCGGTTTCGGGAGAAGGCCCCGGGTCAGCGGCCGGCGAGTCGGGTCTCGGGTAG
- a CDS encoding LLM class flavin-dependent oxidoreductase — protein MSTPSLPLPALALAAVPGRRQKTLDLAKEIERRGYAGIYCASFGDGVGLSHSLAHVTERIPFGTSIANIYTRHVRDYAQTISMIHELSGGRFRFGIGVSHDAMNGRLGIKGGKPLGDIREFVSGLHGAKRVGDLPPIVIAGLRTKMVSLSAEIADGVVYANVSRRHTPKSLSVIPEARRSSDDFFVGNMIPTCVSDDLEAAAAINRRTLIMYVNYPNYRNYWKEAGYVEEMEAIEAAIEAGEQDRLTSLMTDEWLSDCTLYGPASRVLEGLEAWYAAGLKTPVLVPSSASGGQFEAFEEVFSLF, from the coding sequence TTGAGCACCCCCTCCCTTCCGCTTCCCGCCCTGGCCCTCGCGGCCGTGCCCGGCCGTCGCCAGAAGACCCTCGACCTCGCCAAGGAGATCGAGCGCCGTGGCTATGCCGGGATCTACTGCGCGAGCTTCGGGGATGGCGTCGGGCTGTCGCATTCCCTGGCCCACGTGACGGAACGGATTCCGTTCGGCACGTCGATCGCGAACATCTACACGCGCCACGTGAGAGATTATGCGCAGACGATCTCGATGATCCACGAGCTGTCCGGCGGGCGCTTCCGATTCGGGATCGGCGTGAGTCACGATGCGATGAACGGGCGCCTCGGGATCAAGGGAGGCAAGCCCCTCGGCGACATCCGGGAGTTCGTCTCGGGTCTGCACGGCGCGAAGCGGGTGGGCGACCTCCCGCCGATCGTGATCGCAGGGCTGCGCACGAAGATGGTGTCGCTCTCCGCGGAGATCGCAGACGGCGTCGTGTACGCGAACGTCTCCCGGCGACATACGCCGAAGTCGCTCTCGGTGATCCCCGAGGCGCGGCGCTCGAGCGACGACTTCTTCGTCGGAAACATGATCCCGACCTGCGTCTCGGACGATCTCGAGGCCGCCGCGGCGATCAACCGTCGCACCCTGATCATGTACGTGAACTACCCGAACTACCGGAACTACTGGAAGGAGGCGGGCTACGTCGAGGAGATGGAGGCGATCGAAGCCGCCATCGAAGCGGGGGAGCAGGACCGGCTGACCTCGCTCATGACCGACGAATGGCTCTCCGACTGCACCCTCTACGGACCCGCGAGCCGGGTTCTCGAGGGGCTCGAAGCGTGGTACGCAGCCGGCCTGAAGACACCGGTGCTCGTGCCATCGTCGGCGAGCGGTGGCCAGTTCGAGGCCTTCGAAGAGGTCTTCTCGCTGTTCTGA
- a CDS encoding SAM-dependent methyltransferase, with product MAKTGDGESLGTAEGAVLGRASHTLHAEDPVLRDTWALELLGEASRGVAQDPENDAKVLAGSGIDFRLILAVGIGSLRYAEDEVERCVEAGVDQYVILGAGFDTFALRRDDLADRVRVFEVDFPDVQALKRRRIEAAGKTPAQVPTFVPIDFESTKVSEALPAAGFDSLRPSVWSWMNTIPYVSVEATEATLADVRTLMAPGSRLCLNYQGKVPLTPEQADYLGRIGMTTEEGGEPWVSSWLPERFEELVAERGFRLVEHATEADLNARYYADRTDGMHAGVPSRLVTLEAA from the coding sequence ATGGCCAAGACGGGAGATGGAGAGAGTCTCGGCACGGCGGAGGGCGCGGTCCTCGGGCGCGCGAGCCACACGCTCCACGCGGAAGACCCGGTTTTGCGGGACACCTGGGCCCTCGAGCTCCTCGGCGAAGCGTCGCGGGGGGTCGCCCAGGACCCGGAGAACGACGCGAAGGTCCTCGCCGGCTCGGGCATCGACTTCCGGCTGATCCTGGCCGTCGGGATCGGCTCGCTTCGCTATGCGGAGGACGAGGTCGAGCGATGCGTCGAAGCGGGGGTCGACCAGTACGTGATCCTGGGGGCGGGGTTCGACACGTTCGCGCTTCGTCGCGACGACCTGGCGGACCGCGTCCGCGTCTTCGAGGTCGACTTCCCGGACGTGCAGGCCCTCAAGCGGCGCCGAATCGAGGCCGCCGGGAAGACGCCCGCCCAGGTCCCCACGTTCGTCCCGATCGACTTCGAATCGACGAAGGTCTCCGAGGCGCTCCCCGCGGCAGGCTTCGATTCCTTACGCCCGTCCGTCTGGTCGTGGATGAACACGATCCCCTACGTTTCCGTCGAGGCGACCGAAGCCACCCTCGCGGACGTCCGGACGCTGATGGCGCCGGGAAGCCGCCTCTGCCTGAACTACCAGGGCAAGGTCCCGCTCACCCCCGAGCAGGCGGACTATCTCGGCCGGATCGGGATGACCACCGAGGAAGGTGGCGAGCCCTGGGTCAGCAGCTGGCTGCCCGAGCGCTTCGAGGAACTCGTCGCCGAGCGCGGCTTCCGGCTCGTCGAACACGCGACCGAGGCGGACCTGAACGCCCGCTACTACGCCGACCGGACCGACGGCATGCACGCCGGCGTCCCGTCGCGACTGGTCACCCTCGAGGCAGCCTGA
- a CDS encoding sulfotransferase, giving the protein MDRFVVGSGRCGSTLLSRMLDLHPEVTSVFEFFNGLDVTRRFAPTLEGADLATLLAAEQTVVTAALRRGHTAEEVVYPFGAAGARYGPEDALPWLCVAMAPRLTDEPDALFDALIAWARSRPRASAADHYRALFVWLCERQGTRAWIERSGSSVDYAAALAASFPSARFLHIHRDGPETALSMREHGIYRLPVAMLYDVLLPSGRRFSTEGGVDFAAPPEPGDWISEALATRLPPEVFGRYWSDQVERGAQAAAEIGRERFAEISFEALVDRPAETLAFVAAFFELPSGDRWIDAAAALVRGRPPARRPALEAEGRRTLDDACAPGREAIRTARDKGLVRTADD; this is encoded by the coding sequence ATGGATCGATTCGTCGTGGGCTCCGGGCGATGTGGCTCGACGCTCCTGTCCCGGATGCTCGATCTGCACCCCGAGGTCACCTCGGTCTTCGAGTTCTTCAATGGTCTCGACGTGACCCGGCGCTTCGCGCCGACGCTCGAAGGCGCGGACCTCGCGACGCTCCTGGCCGCCGAGCAGACCGTCGTCACGGCCGCCTTGCGACGGGGTCACACTGCGGAGGAGGTCGTCTATCCCTTCGGCGCGGCCGGGGCGCGCTACGGGCCCGAGGATGCGCTTCCGTGGCTCTGCGTGGCGATGGCGCCACGGCTGACGGACGAGCCCGACGCGCTCTTCGACGCGCTGATCGCCTGGGCGCGGTCACGCCCGAGGGCCTCCGCGGCCGATCACTACCGCGCGCTCTTCGTCTGGCTCTGTGAGCGCCAGGGCACTCGCGCCTGGATCGAGCGCTCGGGCTCTTCGGTCGACTACGCGGCGGCGCTGGCCGCGAGCTTTCCCTCGGCCCGCTTCCTCCACATCCACCGCGACGGCCCCGAGACCGCGCTCTCGATGCGGGAGCACGGGATCTACCGCTTGCCCGTCGCGATGCTCTACGACGTTCTCCTCCCGAGCGGGCGCCGTTTCTCGACGGAGGGCGGCGTCGACTTCGCCGCGCCGCCGGAACCCGGGGACTGGATCTCGGAGGCGCTCGCGACCCGGCTGCCGCCCGAAGTCTTCGGCCGCTACTGGAGCGATCAGGTCGAACGGGGGGCGCAGGCTGCGGCCGAGATCGGGCGGGAGCGTTTCGCCGAGATCTCCTTCGAGGCCCTCGTCGATCGACCCGCGGAGACGCTCGCATTCGTGGCCGCGTTCTTCGAGCTGCCCTCGGGCGATCGATGGATCGACGCCGCGGCGGCCCTCGTTCGTGGCCGTCCGCCCGCGCGGCGTCCGGCGCTGGAGGCGGAAGGACGGCGCACGCTCGATGACGCATGTGCGCCCGGGCGCGAGGCGATCCGAACGGCCCGCGACAAGGGGCTCGTCCGGACGGCCGACGACTGA